A genomic segment from Amphiprion ocellaris isolate individual 3 ecotype Okinawa chromosome 17, ASM2253959v1, whole genome shotgun sequence encodes:
- the LOC111575361 gene encoding beta-1,3-galactosyl-O-glycosyl-glycoprotein beta-1,6-N-acetylglucosaminyltransferase 4-like produces MNTRCSLLRLRRKQFIPSLLSLLSICVLLLIYTKYSYINNSFFPPDIQTFHRYNINCSAIYDMDPVEVGKSLIIRTKNVVEDRDESLVNFTSHCSTFLQFRGYNDVCVSEEERDFPLAYSLVVHKSAWMVERLIRVLYSPTNIYCIHYDQKSSAHFISAMEGLARCLPNVFIASKRESVFYASISRLKADLNCLSDLLGSEVKWKYVINLCGQDFPLRSNIELVSELKRLNGANMLETSRPSQSKKQRFTFHHELRDASFEYQKLPVKTHQTKSPPPHGMEVFSGNAYFVLSREFVVHFESSAVVKDFLNWSEDTYSPDEHFWATLVRLPGVPGEVSRSQPDITDLMSKTRLVKWQYLEEKLYPPCTGQHVRSVCIFGAAEMRWLLNYGHWFANKFDPKVDPILIQCLEEKLQEKQKLFQLHGSLNCPKG; encoded by the coding sequence ATGAATACAAGATGTTCATTACTCAGGCTAAGAAGGAAACAGTTCATTCCCTCCCTCCTGTCCCTCCTGTCCATATGTGTCCTGCTGTTGATTTATACCAAGTACAGCTACATCAACAactccttttttcccccagatATTCAGACGTTTCACAGGTATAACATTAACTGCTCGGCTATCTATGACATGGACCCGGTGGAGGTGGGGAAATCCCTCATCATCCGAACAAAAAACGTGGTGGAGGACAGAGATGAAAGTCTGGTTAACTTCACCTCCCACTGCTCAACGTTCCTGCAGTTCAGAGGATATAATGATGTGTGTGtctcagaggaggagagagacttTCCTCTTGCTTATTCTTTAGTTGTGCATAAATCTGCCTGGATGGTGGAGAGACTCATCAGAGTGCTGTACTCGCCCACGAACATCTACTGCATCCACTATGACCAGAAGTCCTCGGCTCATTTCATCTCAGCCATGGAGGGTCTGGCCCGCTGTCTGCCCAACGTCTTTATTGCCAGCAAGAGAGAATCCGTCTTCTACGCGAGTATCAGCCGACTGAAAGCCGATCTAAACTGCTTGTCTGACCTTTTGGGCTCAGAGGTCAAGTGGAAGTATGTCATCAACCTGTGTGGCCAAGATTTCCCGCTCAGGTCCAACATTGAGCTGGTGTCAGAGCTAAAGAGGCTAAATGGTGCTAACATGTTGGAAACAAGCCGACCCAGTCAGTCAAAGAAGCAGAGGTTCACCTTTCACCATGAGCTGAGAGACGCCAGCTTCGAGTATCAGAAGCTGCCggtaaaaacacatcagacaaAGTCTCCTCCGCCACACGGCATGGAGGTGTTCTCCGGCAATGCCTACTTCGTGCTTTCGCGGGAATTTGTTGTGCACTTTGAATCCTCGGCTGTAGTGAAGGATTTTCTGAACTGGTCTGAGGACACCTACTCCCCAGACGAACACTTCTGGGCCACGCTTGTGCGACTGCCGGGTGTTCCAGGAGAGGTGTCCAGATCACAGCCGGACATCACCGACCTGATGAGTAAGACCAGGCTGGTGAAGTGGCAGtacctggaggagaagctgtACCCGCCATGCACGGGGCAGCATGTCCGCAGCGTTTGTATATTCGGTGCAGCCGAAATGCGATGGTTGCTCAACTATGGTCACTGGTTCGCCAATAAGTTTGACCCTAAAGTGGACCCAATTCTCATTCAGTgcctggaggagaagctgcaggaaaagCAAAAGCTATTCCAGTTACATGGCTCCTTGAACTGTCCAAAAGGTTGA